From Candidatus Pedobacter colombiensis, one genomic window encodes:
- the pnp gene encoding polyribonucleotide nucleotidyltransferase: MNVIKKSFDLGDGRTIEIETGKLAKQADGSVVVKMGDTMLLATVVSTVGAKAGVDFLPLSVDYQEKYAAAGRIPGGFLRREARLSDYEVLISRLVDRALRPMFPEDYHSDTQVMISLISSDKNIMPDCLAGLAASAALAVSDIPFNGPISEVRVAKIDGKLVINPYVSDLERATMDFLVAGTEKDIVMVEGECDEISETEMVEAIEFAHKAIVIQVQAQKELAELVGKTVKRTYSHENSNPELREQVFAATYDKVYAVAKSNTSKGERGEAFANILAEFVLTLGEEVDEVTSFLAKKYFHDVQYDAIRNLVLDEGIRLDGRDVRTVRPIWSEVGYLPAAHGSAVFTRGETQSLTTVTLGSKDDEQMIDGAFINGYNKFLLHYNFPGFSTGEVRPNRGAGRREIGHGNLAMRSLKKVLPGLEENPYTIRVVSDILESNGSSSMATVCAGTLALMDAGIKIKAPVSGIAMGLITDEKSGKYAILSDILGDEDHLGDMDFKVTGTEKGIVACQMDLKINGLKWEVLTNALNQAKEARLHILNEMKKTISVPREDYKDHAPRIVSLSIDKEFIGAVIGPGGKIIQEMQRETGASISIEEVGNKGIVEIFADNKAAIDAAVGRINAIAAKPEIGATYDGKVKSIMPFGAFVEIMPGKDGLLHISEIAWERLETMDGVFKEGDKVQVKLLDIDKQGKMKLSRKALLPRPPKPEAAPAENKPA, translated from the coding sequence ATGAATGTAATAAAAAAATCGTTCGATCTGGGCGATGGAAGAACAATTGAAATTGAAACAGGTAAATTAGCTAAACAGGCTGATGGTTCTGTAGTTGTTAAAATGGGTGATACCATGTTATTGGCCACTGTAGTATCTACAGTTGGTGCAAAAGCAGGGGTAGATTTTTTACCTTTATCGGTAGATTATCAAGAGAAATATGCTGCTGCAGGGCGTATCCCGGGTGGTTTCTTACGTCGTGAGGCTAGATTATCAGATTATGAAGTTTTAATTTCTCGTTTGGTTGACCGTGCTTTACGTCCGATGTTCCCTGAAGATTATCACTCAGATACACAAGTAATGATCTCTTTGATCTCTTCTGATAAAAATATAATGCCTGATTGTTTAGCTGGTTTAGCGGCTTCTGCTGCTCTTGCGGTTTCAGATATTCCTTTTAACGGACCTATCTCTGAAGTACGTGTAGCTAAAATTGATGGTAAATTGGTAATCAACCCTTATGTAAGCGATTTAGAGCGTGCAACAATGGATTTCCTTGTTGCAGGTACTGAAAAAGATATCGTAATGGTGGAAGGTGAATGCGATGAAATCTCTGAAACTGAAATGGTTGAAGCGATTGAATTTGCACACAAAGCTATCGTTATTCAGGTTCAGGCTCAGAAAGAACTTGCTGAATTAGTTGGTAAAACAGTAAAACGTACTTATTCTCATGAAAACAGTAACCCTGAATTAAGAGAGCAGGTATTTGCTGCTACTTACGATAAAGTATATGCTGTTGCAAAAAGCAATACTAGCAAAGGTGAGCGTGGTGAGGCATTTGCTAATATTTTAGCAGAATTCGTACTTACTTTAGGTGAAGAAGTTGATGAGGTAACTAGCTTCCTGGCTAAAAAGTATTTCCATGATGTACAGTATGATGCTATCCGTAATCTGGTATTGGACGAAGGAATTCGTTTAGATGGTCGTGATGTGCGTACAGTACGTCCAATCTGGAGTGAAGTTGGTTATTTACCTGCTGCACACGGATCGGCTGTATTTACACGTGGTGAAACACAATCATTAACTACGGTTACTCTAGGTTCTAAAGATGATGAGCAAATGATTGATGGAGCTTTCATCAATGGATACAACAAATTCTTATTGCACTATAATTTCCCTGGTTTCTCTACTGGCGAGGTTCGTCCGAACAGAGGAGCTGGTCGTCGTGAAATTGGTCACGGTAACTTAGCAATGCGTTCATTGAAAAAAGTATTGCCAGGATTGGAAGAAAACCCATATACCATTCGTGTCGTTTCTGATATCTTAGAATCTAATGGTTCTTCATCAATGGCAACTGTTTGTGCTGGTACTTTAGCATTAATGGACGCTGGTATTAAAATCAAAGCTCCGGTATCGGGTATTGCAATGGGGTTAATTACTGATGAAAAATCTGGTAAATATGCAATCCTTTCAGATATTTTAGGTGATGAAGATCACTTGGGAGATATGGACTTTAAAGTTACTGGTACTGAAAAAGGTATTGTAGCTTGTCAGATGGACTTAAAAATCAATGGTTTGAAATGGGAAGTGTTAACTAACGCTTTAAATCAAGCCAAAGAAGCTCGTTTGCACATCTTGAATGAGATGAAGAAAACAATCTCTGTACCTCGTGAGGATTACAAAGATCATGCTCCACGTATCGTTTCATTAAGTATTGATAAAGAATTTATTGGTGCCGTAATTGGACCAGGTGGTAAAATTATTCAGGAAATGCAACGTGAAACCGGCGCTTCAATCTCTATCGAAGAGGTTGGTAACAAAGGTATTGTTGAGATCTTTGCTGATAATAAAGCTGCAATTGATGCTGCTGTTGGCCGTATCAACGCCATCGCTGCTAAACCGGAAATAGGTGCTACTTATGATGGTAAAGTAAAATCAATCATGCCTTTCGGTGCATTTGTTGAAATCATGCCAGGTAAAGATGGTTTATTGCACATCTCTGAGATTGCATGGGAGCGTCTAGAGACTATGGATGGTGTATTTAAAGAAGGCGATAAAGTTCAGGTTAAACTTTTGGATATTGATAAACAAGGTAAGATGAAGCTTTCAAGAAAAGCATTATTGCCTCGTCCTCCAAAACCGGAAGCTGCACCTGCAGAAAATAAACCAGCTTAA
- the rpe gene encoding ribulose-phosphate 3-epimerase, producing MKHLIAPSVLSADFANLQRDIEMINSSEADWFHVDVMDGVFVPNISFGFPVMEAIKKYAKKPLDVHLMIINPDQYIERFAAAGAAVITVHYEACTHLHRTVQAIHAAGCKASVALNPHTPVALLKDILIDLDMVLIMSVNPGFGGQQFIPNSLRKIAELRSMAAQVNPDLKIEVDGGISIHNTSQLLQAGANVLVAGNAIFAADSPTRMIAELKQIEGGILES from the coding sequence ATGAAACATCTAATTGCTCCTTCCGTACTTTCAGCAGATTTTGCAAACTTGCAGCGTGATATTGAAATGATCAATTCAAGTGAGGCTGATTGGTTTCATGTGGATGTAATGGATGGGGTATTTGTGCCTAATATTTCTTTTGGATTTCCGGTAATGGAAGCCATCAAAAAATATGCAAAGAAGCCTTTGGATGTACATTTGATGATCATTAATCCTGATCAGTATATAGAACGATTTGCTGCTGCAGGTGCAGCTGTAATTACAGTGCACTATGAGGCATGTACACATTTACACCGGACAGTGCAAGCGATTCATGCTGCGGGCTGTAAAGCCAGTGTAGCATTAAATCCTCATACCCCTGTAGCTTTACTTAAAGACATATTAATAGATTTGGATATGGTGTTGATCATGTCGGTAAACCCAGGTTTTGGTGGACAGCAATTTATTCCCAATTCTCTTCGTAAAATTGCTGAATTAAGGTCGATGGCTGCCCAGGTAAATCCGGATTTAAAGATAGAAGTAGACGGAGGCATCAGTATTCATAATACGAGTCAGTTGCTGCAAGCCGGGGCCAATGTTCTGGTAGCAGGAAATGCAATCTTTGCTGCGGATTCTCCAACCCGAATGATTGCAGAATTGAAACAAATTGAGGGCGGCATACTAGAAAGTTAA